In the Deltaproteobacteria bacterium GWA2_45_12 genome, one interval contains:
- a CDS encoding protein TolR encodes MHRHESQAVLAEINIIPLVDIMLVLLIIFMVAAPLLQQGVDVDLPEVNAGAVSQAKDDLVLTINSNGQLFLGDDKSNIYTLGTLEEKLKSIFENKQKKEIYLHADKDAVYGYVVQVMALCQKAGVERMGMITTPEEASPSKDKKNR; translated from the coding sequence ATGCATCGTCACGAAAGCCAGGCGGTTTTGGCAGAAATTAACATCATTCCCTTGGTTGATATCATGCTGGTGCTTTTGATCATCTTCATGGTGGCGGCCCCGCTTTTGCAACAAGGGGTGGATGTTGATTTGCCTGAAGTCAATGCGGGAGCTGTTTCCCAGGCCAAGGACGACCTGGTGCTTACCATCAACTCGAATGGCCAGCTTTTTTTGGGGGATGACAAGTCCAATATTTATACTTTGGGGACATTGGAAGAAAAACTCAAATCCATTTTTGAAAACAAGCAAAAAAAAGAAATTTATCTTCATGCCGATAAAGATGCTGTTTATGGTTATGTGGTTCAAGTGATGGCCCTGTGTCAAAAAGCGGGCGTTGAACGTATGGGAATGATCACAACTCCCGAAGAAGCATCCCCTTCAAAGGACAAAAAAAATAGGTAG
- a CDS encoding Tol-Pal system beta propeller repeat protein TolB encodes MKKIILFLFIVLLPALAHAKIYIVIDEVSTKKFPIAIPALQTLDGGHNELTENVTTLLRKDMRLAGIFRVLDEASYLEKDRGLENIDFSKWKAIEAYALVKGIVEPKGGGKALVELRLYDTETEQLLVGKQYLVFSKDYPVAVHKFTDELMLALTGVKGPFNSRVVAACGRSNARQIYTFAMDGTEKSILTKTKSNNISPNWAPDGSRVAFTSFNNFYPEIFTVGVDGKGFKPLTRNAATNLTPAFSPNGSQIAFASSKSGDTELYLMDLSGKISNQLTKTYNIDVSSAWSPDGSQIVFASERAGNLHLFVMDVASGSVSRLTYTGYQNDQPDWSPDGRKIIFTARDRGAFDLFVMNADGSLIQRITRDEGNNESPTWSPDGRYIVFSSGRRGGSGIYVSMADGDNQTLIPGTESCVNPDWGPRLQ; translated from the coding sequence ATGAAAAAAATAATTCTTTTTCTTTTTATCGTTCTTCTTCCTGCATTAGCCCATGCCAAAATTTACATTGTCATTGATGAAGTTTCGACCAAAAAATTTCCCATTGCCATTCCTGCTTTGCAAACTTTGGATGGGGGACATAACGAGCTTACAGAAAATGTCACAACTCTTTTGCGGAAAGACATGCGGCTTGCCGGCATTTTCAGGGTTTTGGATGAAGCCAGTTATCTGGAAAAAGACAGGGGGCTGGAGAATATTGATTTCTCCAAATGGAAGGCCATTGAAGCCTATGCCCTGGTGAAGGGAATTGTTGAGCCCAAGGGGGGAGGCAAGGCGCTGGTTGAATTACGTTTGTACGATACCGAAACCGAGCAGCTCTTGGTGGGCAAGCAATACCTTGTTTTTTCCAAGGATTATCCCGTGGCCGTGCACAAATTCACCGATGAGCTGATGCTGGCTTTAACGGGGGTGAAGGGGCCGTTTAATTCTCGTGTGGTTGCCGCCTGTGGCCGTTCCAATGCCCGCCAAATTTACACCTTTGCCATGGATGGAACCGAAAAATCAATTTTAACCAAAACCAAATCCAATAATATTTCTCCAAATTGGGCTCCTGATGGGTCCCGTGTGGCTTTCACCTCTTTCAATAATTTTTATCCGGAAATTTTTACGGTGGGGGTTGATGGTAAGGGGTTTAAACCTCTGACCCGAAACGCAGCGACCAATTTGACCCCGGCTTTCTCTCCTAATGGTTCGCAGATCGCCTTTGCCAGTTCCAAATCAGGAGACACCGAACTCTATTTGATGGACCTTTCCGGAAAAATTTCAAACCAGCTTACAAAAACCTATAATATTGACGTGTCTTCCGCCTGGTCGCCCGATGGTTCACAGATTGTTTTTGCCTCGGAGCGTGCGGGTAATTTGCATCTGTTTGTCATGGATGTGGCTTCAGGAAGTGTTTCACGCCTTACGTATACGGGCTATCAAAACGATCAGCCCGATTGGTCCCCCGATGGAAGAAAGATTATTTTTACAGCGCGTGATCGTGGGGCCTTTGACTTGTTTGTGATGAATGCCGATGGTTCGCTGATTCAACGTATTACCCGTGATGAAGGCAATAATGAATCCCCCACCTGGTCCCCGGATGGACGTTATATTGTGTTTTCATCCGGCCGTCGTGGCGGAAGCGGTATTTATGTTTCCATGGCCGATGGGGACAATCAAACCTTGATTCCCGGGACCGAATCGTGTGTGAATCCGGATTGGGGACCACGGCTGCAATAG
- a CDS encoding energy-dependent translational throttle protein EttA, translating into MANENEKIIFSMVGVSRVHPPKKQVLKDIYLSFFYGAKIGVLGLNGAGKSSLLKIIAGVDKDYTGQVTFSKDYSIGYLEQEPHLDPEKTVRQVVEEGVQEVVDLLKEFETINNSFEKPMSDDEMAKLIDRQGVVQEKLDAANAWELDNRLELAMDALRCPPSDALVKNISGGEKRRVALCRLLLREPDILLLDEPTNHLDAESVFFLERHLQKYKGTVIAVTHDRYFLDNVAGWILELDRGQGIPWKGNYSSWLVQKKDRLAQEEKAETKRVKTLERELEWIRQSPEARRVKSKARISNYEKLLSQENEKLAEDIEIYIPPGPRLGETVIEARNISKAYGDKLLFENLSFSLPQGGIVGVIGPNGAGKTTLFKMIMGFEKPDSGSFKVGETVKLGYVDQNRFSPDDKRTVWEVISGGAEVVKLGSREVNSRAYVARFNFSGTDQQKPINVLSGGERNRVHLAMTLKDAGNVLLLDEPTNDLDVNTLRALEVALENFGGCAVIISHDRWFLDRIATHMLSFEGDSQVVWFDGNFSEYEADKHRRLGDAADKLGRIKYKKLKRE; encoded by the coding sequence ATGGCTAACGAAAATGAAAAAATCATATTTTCCATGGTGGGAGTCAGCCGCGTTCATCCTCCCAAAAAGCAGGTCTTAAAGGATATTTATCTTTCCTTTTTTTATGGCGCTAAAATCGGGGTGCTGGGGTTAAACGGGGCCGGGAAATCAAGTCTCTTAAAAATTATTGCCGGGGTTGACAAAGATTACACGGGCCAGGTCACTTTTTCAAAAGACTATTCCATTGGTTATTTGGAACAAGAGCCCCATTTAGATCCTGAAAAAACAGTGCGCCAAGTCGTTGAAGAGGGTGTGCAGGAAGTAGTCGATTTGCTCAAGGAATTTGAAACGATCAATAATAGTTTTGAAAAACCCATGTCCGATGACGAAATGGCTAAGCTTATCGACCGTCAGGGGGTGGTACAGGAAAAGCTGGATGCCGCCAATGCCTGGGAGCTGGATAACCGCTTGGAACTGGCCATGGATGCGCTCCGTTGTCCCCCGTCCGATGCGCTTGTCAAAAATATTTCAGGGGGTGAAAAACGTCGTGTGGCCCTGTGCCGGCTTTTATTGCGCGAGCCCGATATTTTACTTTTGGATGAACCCACCAACCATTTGGATGCCGAATCTGTTTTTTTCCTTGAGCGCCATCTACAAAAGTACAAGGGCACAGTCATTGCAGTGACCCACGACCGTTATTTTTTGGACAATGTGGCAGGTTGGATTTTGGAATTAGACCGTGGGCAAGGCATTCCCTGGAAGGGCAATTATTCGTCCTGGCTGGTTCAAAAGAAAGATCGCCTGGCCCAGGAAGAAAAGGCTGAAACCAAACGCGTCAAGACATTGGAACGGGAATTGGAGTGGATTAGACAGAGCCCGGAGGCCCGTCGTGTAAAATCGAAAGCGCGTATTTCCAATTACGAAAAACTTCTTTCCCAGGAAAATGAAAAACTGGCCGAGGATATTGAAATTTATATTCCCCCCGGCCCACGTTTGGGGGAAACAGTCATCGAAGCCCGGAATATTTCAAAAGCCTACGGTGACAAACTCTTGTTTGAGAATTTAAGTTTCAGTCTCCCTCAGGGCGGAATTGTAGGGGTCATTGGTCCCAATGGAGCCGGTAAAACGACATTGTTTAAAATGATTATGGGTTTTGAAAAACCCGACAGCGGTTCTTTTAAAGTGGGGGAAACTGTCAAGCTTGGGTATGTTGATCAAAACAGGTTCAGCCCGGATGACAAACGGACGGTATGGGAAGTTATTTCTGGCGGAGCCGAGGTGGTCAAGCTTGGCAGTCGTGAAGTCAATTCACGAGCCTATGTGGCGCGGTTTAATTTTTCAGGCACCGACCAGCAAAAGCCCATCAATGTGCTTTCTGGCGGGGAACGGAACCGTGTGCATTTGGCCATGACCTTAAAAGATGCGGGAAACGTTTTGCTTTTGGATGAACCCACCAATGATTTGGATGTGAACACCCTTCGTGCGTTGGAAGTAGCCCTCGAAAATTTTGGTGGATGTGCCGTCATCATCAGCCACGATCGTTGGTTTTTGGATCGTATTGCAACCCACATGCTGTCTTTTGAGGGCGATAGCCAAGTGGTGTGGTTTGACGGCAATTTTTCCGAATACGAAGCCGATAAACACCGTCGCTTGGGCGATGCCGCCGATAAGCTGGGGCGGATTAAGTATAAAAAGTTGAAAAGAGAATGA